AAGAAGAAGAAGTCATTGAAAAAACAAAAGAAGAAATCAAAACAGCTATTGCTGAAGCTGACCGTGTACCAAAACAAAAAGTTTCTGATTTCTTGAAGAGTATGTATGAAGTACAACCTCAAAGTATTAAAGAACAAATTGCATTTTATGAAGCGAAGGAGTCGAAATAGTCATGGCGCAAAAAACAATGATCCAAGCGATCACCGACGCATTGAGTTTGGAATTAGGTGCTGACGAAAATGTCTTAGTATTTGGTGAAGACGTAGGTAAAAATGGTGGGGTGTTCCGCGCAACAGAAGGTTTGCAAGAAAAATATGGTGAAGATCGCGTTTTCGATACACCGTTAGCAGAATCTGGTATTGGTGGTTTGGCTTTTGGTTTAGCTCTTGAAGGCTTCCGTCCAGTCCCTGAAATTCAGTTCTTTGGTTTTGTTTTTGAAGTAATGGATGAAATCGTAGGCCAAATGGCGCGGACACGTTACCGTATGGGCGGGACACGTAATTTGCCAATCACCATTCGTTCTCCATTTGGTGGTGGTGTGCACACACCTGAACTTCACTCAGATAATTTGGAAGGTTTAATGGCGCAATCTCCTGGTTTGCGGGTCGTTATTCCATCAAATCCTTATGATGCCAAAGGTTTATTGATTGCTTCAATTCGCAGTAATGATCCCGTTGTCTTTTTGGAACATATGAAACTTTATCGTTCATTCCGTGATGAAGTGCCAGATGAAGCTTATGAAGTTCCTTTGGACAAAGCAGCTGTAACTCGTGAAGGTAAAGATGTTTCAATTATTACTTATGGTGCAATGGTTCGTGAAGCAATTAAAGCTGCAGACAATTTAGCTAAAGAAAATATCGATGCTGAAATTATCGATCTTCGTACTGTCGCACCTTTAGATATTGAAACAATTATCGCATCTGTTGAAAAAACCGGCCGCGTCGTTGTCGTGCAAGAAGCACAAAAACAAGCTGGCGTTGGTGCTCAAGTTGTTTCTGAAATCTCTGAACGAGCTGTTTTATCTCTTGAAGCTCCTGTTGGTCGCGTTTCAGCGCCAGATACAGTCTTCCCGTTTGGTCAAGCTGAAAATATTTGGTTACCAAATGCTGCGGATATCGAAGCAAAAGTAAAAGAAATCGTCAACTTTTAATTAGACGTAAGCTTATGAATTCTATTTTCAGGAAGGAAAGATTATAAATGGCTTTTCAATTTAAATTACCGGACATCGGCGAAGGTATTGCAGAAGGCGAAATCGTAAAATGGTTCGTTAAACCTGGCGATACAATTAACGAAGATGATACGTTATTAGAAGTACAAAATGATAAATCAGTCGAAGAAATTCCGTCACCTGTTACAGGTACAGTTAAAAATATTATTGTACCAGAAGGAACAGTAGCAAATGTTGGCGATGTATTGGTTGAAATCGATGCTCCTGGGCATGAAGATAATGAAGGTGATAGTGGCGTAGCTGCGACGGAACAAACCCCAGCGCAACCTGCTGCGGTACCTACCGAGCAAACTTCAGCAGCAAGTAGTGGTGTTTATCAATTCAAATTACCAGACATCGGCGAAGGTATTGCAGAGGGCGAAATCGTAAAATGGTTTGTTAAACCTGGCGATACAATCAATGAAGATGATACATTATTAGAAGTACAAAATGATAAATCAGTCGAAGAAATTCCATCACCTGTTACAGGTACAGTTAAAAACATTCTTGTCTCAGAAGGGACAGTAGCAAATGTTGGGGATGTATTAGTTGAAATCGATGCACCAGGACACAATGATGCACCGAAATCTGCACCTGCAGCACCTGTAAGTGAAGCTGCAACTCCTGAAGCTTCACTTACAAGTAGTGTTGTCAAAGCAGCTGATCCGAATAAACGTGTCTTAGCGATGCCGTCAGTTCGTCAATATGCTCGCGAAAAAGATGTTGATATTACACAAGTAACAGCTACAGGTAAAGGCGGACGTGTAACAAAAGAAGATATTGATAACTTCTTAAATGGCAACACTTCAGCTGCAGCTGCCGCAACGACTTCTACACAAGCAACTGACGTACAACAAAGTCAAGTAGCTGCTAAAGCGGCACCGGCACCAAAAGCCTTCACTTCAAACATGGGCGACATGGAAGAGCGCGTTGCTTTAACACCAACACGTAAAGCAATTGCTAAAGCAATGGTTACAAGCAAACAAACAGCACCTCATGTCACATTACATGATGAAGTAGAAGTTTCTGCACTTTGGGATCACCGTAAGAAATTTAAAGAAGTAGCTGCTGAAAATGGCACTAAGTTGACATTTTTACCTTACGTTGTCAAAGCGTTGACTGCTACGGCTAAGAAATTCCCAGTTTTGAATGCTTCTATTGATGATGCAAAACAAGAAATTGTTTACAAACATTACTATAATATTGGGATTGCAACCGATACAGATCATGGTTTATACGTACCAAATGTTAAAAATGCAGATCAAAAAGGTATGTTTGCAATTGCTGATGAAATTAACGACAAAGCCCAATTGGCTCATGACGGTAAACTTGCTGCTGATGATATGCGTAATGGCACAATTACAATCAGCAATATCGGTTCGGTTGGTGGAGGATTCTTTACTCCGGTTATTAATTACCCAGAAGTTGCCATTTTAGGTGTAGGTACAATTGCACAACAACCAGTTGTTAATGCTGAGGGTGAAATCGTAGTTGGCCGCGTTATGAAACTTTCATTAAGTTTTGACCACCGCATCGTCGATGGCGCGACTGCTCAAAAAGCAATGAATAATATTAAACGCTTGTTAGCTAACCCAGAGCTAATGTTAATGGAAGGATGATAGACTCATGGTAGTTGGAGATTTCGCTATCGAATTAGATACAGTTGTAATCGGAGCTGGACCTGGTGGCTATGTTGCCGCCATCCGGGCTGCCGAAATGGGACAAAAAGTTGCCATTGTGGAAAAAGAATACATTGGCGGTGTCTGCTTAAACGTGGGATGTATTCCTTCAAAAGCGTTAATTTCTGCTGGACATCATTATCAAGAATCATTGGACTCTAAATTATTTGGTGTTTCAAGCGAAAACGTGACATTAGATTTTGCTGCTACCCAAGAATGGAAACAAAACGGTGTTGTGAACAAATTGACTAGTGGTGTTGGTTTCTTACTTAAAAAACACAAAGTTGAAGTTTTGGAAGGCGAAGCATATTTTGTTGATGATCACACGTTACGTGTAATGCATCCAGACTCTGCGCAAACATATTCTTTCAATAATGCAATCGTTGCGACTGGTTCACGTCCAATTGAAATTCCTGGTTTCAAATTTGGCGGTCGCGTATTAGATTCTACTGGCGGTTTAGCATTAAAAGAAGTACCTAAAAACTTTGTTATCATCGGCGGTGGTGTTATTGGTGCTGAATTAGGTGGCGCATATGCTAACCTAGGCGCGAATGTCACTATTTTAGAAGGTTCACCACAGATTTTACCAACTTATGAAAAAGATATGGTTAAAATTGTTGAAGATGAATTTAAGAAAAAAGGTATGACGGTTATTACCAATGCAATGGCTAAAGAAGCGGTTGACAATGGGGATAGTGTTACAATTAAATATGCTGTGGATG
The DNA window shown above is from Enterococcus montenegrensis and carries:
- a CDS encoding dihydrolipoyllysine-residue acetyltransferase; translated protein: MAFQFKLPDIGEGIAEGEIVKWFVKPGDTINEDDTLLEVQNDKSVEEIPSPVTGTVKNIIVPEGTVANVGDVLVEIDAPGHEDNEGDSGVAATEQTPAQPAAVPTEQTSAASSGVYQFKLPDIGEGIAEGEIVKWFVKPGDTINEDDTLLEVQNDKSVEEIPSPVTGTVKNILVSEGTVANVGDVLVEIDAPGHNDAPKSAPAAPVSEAATPEASLTSSVVKAADPNKRVLAMPSVRQYAREKDVDITQVTATGKGGRVTKEDIDNFLNGNTSAAAAATTSTQATDVQQSQVAAKAAPAPKAFTSNMGDMEERVALTPTRKAIAKAMVTSKQTAPHVTLHDEVEVSALWDHRKKFKEVAAENGTKLTFLPYVVKALTATAKKFPVLNASIDDAKQEIVYKHYYNIGIATDTDHGLYVPNVKNADQKGMFAIADEINDKAQLAHDGKLAADDMRNGTITISNIGSVGGGFFTPVINYPEVAILGVGTIAQQPVVNAEGEIVVGRVMKLSLSFDHRIVDGATAQKAMNNIKRLLANPELMLMEG
- a CDS encoding alpha-ketoacid dehydrogenase subunit beta, whose protein sequence is MAQKTMIQAITDALSLELGADENVLVFGEDVGKNGGVFRATEGLQEKYGEDRVFDTPLAESGIGGLAFGLALEGFRPVPEIQFFGFVFEVMDEIVGQMARTRYRMGGTRNLPITIRSPFGGGVHTPELHSDNLEGLMAQSPGLRVVIPSNPYDAKGLLIASIRSNDPVVFLEHMKLYRSFRDEVPDEAYEVPLDKAAVTREGKDVSIITYGAMVREAIKAADNLAKENIDAEIIDLRTVAPLDIETIIASVEKTGRVVVVQEAQKQAGVGAQVVSEISERAVLSLEAPVGRVSAPDTVFPFGQAENIWLPNAADIEAKVKEIVNF
- the lpdA gene encoding dihydrolipoyl dehydrogenase, with translation MVVGDFAIELDTVVIGAGPGGYVAAIRAAEMGQKVAIVEKEYIGGVCLNVGCIPSKALISAGHHYQESLDSKLFGVSSENVTLDFAATQEWKQNGVVNKLTSGVGFLLKKHKVEVLEGEAYFVDDHTLRVMHPDSAQTYSFNNAIVATGSRPIEIPGFKFGGRVLDSTGGLALKEVPKNFVIIGGGVIGAELGGAYANLGANVTILEGSPQILPTYEKDMVKIVEDEFKKKGMTVITNAMAKEAVDNGDSVTIKYAVDGKEESITADYVMVTVGRRPNTDELGLEQAGVEIGERGLITVDKQGRTNVSNIFAIGDIVPGAALAHKASYEAKIAAEAISGKKVAVDYKAMPAVAFTDPELASVGMTIAEAKEAGLEAKAFKFPFSGNGRALSLGKTEGFIRLVTTVEDNVLIGAQLAGVGASDMVSELALAIESGMNAEDIALTIHPHPSLGEIVMDASELALGMPIHI